In one window of Ovis aries strain OAR_USU_Benz2616 breed Rambouillet chromosome 5, ARS-UI_Ramb_v3.0, whole genome shotgun sequence DNA:
- the SBNO2 gene encoding protein strawberry notch homolog 2 isoform X3 translates to MGQDSSYLDDLSNASIFSSSVDSLSDIADTPDFPPADSLSQVPTIWDVSTGPSAHDKLFPPSGAFTGLEDPVSSLPSTPLLISYQAQSQPEEDDEAEEDEAEELGHAETYADYVPSKSKIGRQHPDRVVETSTLSSVPPPDITYTLALPSSDSGALSALQLEAITYACQQHEVLLPSGQRAGFLIGDGAGVGKGRTVAGVILENYLRGRKKALWFSVSNDLKYDAERDLRDIAAPGIAVHALSKIKYGDNTTSEGVLFATYSALIGESQAGGQHRTRIRQILEWCGEAFDGVIVFDECHKAKNASSTKMGKAVLDLQNKLPLARVVYASATGASEPRNMIYMSRLGIWGEGTPFRTFEEFLHAIEKRGVGAMEIVAMDMKVSGMYIARQLSFSGVTFRIEEIPLTPAFERIYNRAALLWAEALGVFQQAADWIGLESRKSLWGQFWSAHQRFFKYLCVAAKVHRLVELAQEELAQDKCVVIGLQSTGEARTREVLGEKEGQLDGFVSAAEGVFLSLIQKHFPSTKRRRERGAGSKRKRRPRGRGAKAPRLACEVAGVIRISDDSSTESDGGLDSDFHSSPESLLDDDVVIVDAIGLPADDRGPLCPPQRDLHGPGVLERVERLKQDLLAKVQALGRELPVNTLDELIDQLGGPECVAEMTGRKGRVVSRPDGTVAFESRAEQGLSIDHVNLREKERFMSGEKLVAIISEASSSGVSLQADRRVQNQRRRVHMTLELPWSADRAIQQFGRTHRSNQVSAPEYIFLISELAGERRFASIVAKRLESLGALTHGDRRATESRDLSKYNFENKYGARALSCVLTTILSQTESKVPLPQGYPGGDAAFFRDMKQGLLSVGIGGRESRSGCLDVEKDCSISKFLNRILGLEVHKQNALFQYFSDTFDHLIAADKREGKYDMGILDLAPGIDEIYEESQQVFLAPGHPQDGQVVFYKISVDRGLKWEEAYARSLELTGTHDGFYLSYKVRGNKPSCLLAQQNRGKLFTVYKPNIGRQSQLESLDSLSRRFHRVTAEEAREPWESSYTFSLTHCSHTTWNRHCRLVQEGKDCTQGLRLRHHYMLCGALLRVWGRIAAVMADVTSSSYLQIVRLKTKDKKKQVGIKIPEVCVRRVLQELQLMDDDVKRKQARTRGLLAPLPTPRPLALPFGPGEVLDLTYSPPAQAFPAPSPFTFPALGPGPGSQLLGAPDTPDTPADPVALLHQGCEINFKEVLEDMLRSLNAAPPAEPPGPLGPLGPLGAGAAGAPAGGAPERQSVIQFSPPFPNS, encoded by the exons CCAAGATCGGGAGGCAGCACCCGGACCGTGTGGTGGAGACCAGCACGCTGTCCAGCGTCCCACCGCCAGACATCACCTACACCCTCGCCCTACCCTCCTCAGACAGCGGGGCCCTATCTGCCCTGCAGCTGGAGGCCATCACCTACGCCTGTCAG cAACATGAGGTCCTGCTCCCCAGCGGGCAGCGCGCGGGCTTCCTCATCGGCGATGGCGCGGGTGTGGGTAAGGGCCGCACGGTGGCCGGCGTCATCCTGGAGAACTATCTGCGAGGCAGGAAGAAGGCCTTGTG GTTCAGCGTCTCCAATGATCTCAAGTACGACGCGGAGCGCGACCTCCGGGACATCGCCGCCCCCGGCATCGCGGTGCACGCACTGAGCAAG atcaAGTACGGCGACAACACTACCTCAGAGGGCGTTCTCTTCGCCACCTACTCCGCCCTGATTGGTGAGAGCCAGGCGGGTGGGCAGCACCGCACGCGCATCCGGCAGATCCTGGAGTGGTGCGGGGAGGCCTTCGACGGCGTG ATTGTGTTCGACGAGTGCCACAAAGCCAAGAACGCAAGCTCCACCAAGATGGGCAAGGCCGTGCTAGACCTGCAGAACAAACTGCCCCTGGCCAGGGTGGTCTATGCCAGCGCCACAG GTGCTTCTGAGCCCCGGAACATGATCTACATGAGCCGCCTGGGCATCTGGGGTGAGGGCACGCCCTTCCGGACCTTCGAGGAATTTCTGCATGCCATCGAGAAGAG GGGTGTGGGCGCCATGGAGATTGTGGCCATGGACATGAAGGTCAGTGGCATGTACATCGCTCGCCAACTCAGCTTCTCTGGTGTCACCTTCCGCATTGAGGAGATCCCGCTGACCCCAGCCTTCGAGCGCATCTATAACCGGGCAGCCTTGCTG TGGGCCGAGGCCCTGGGCGTGTTCCAGCAGGCAGCCGATTGGATTGGCCTGGAGTCGCGCAAGTCCCTGTGGGGCCAGTTCTGGTCAGCTCATCAACGCTTCTTCAAGTACCTGTGTGTGGCCGCCAAGGTGCACCGGCTGGTGGAGCTGGCCCAGGAGGAGCTGGCACAGGACAAg TGTGTGGTCatcgggctgcagtccacaggtgaGGCACGGACCCGAGAGGTGCTGGGCGAGAAGGAGGGACAGCTTGATGGCTTCGTGTCCGCCGCCGA AGGCGTCTTTTTGTCACTAATTCAGAAGCACTTTCCTTCGACCAAGAGAAGGCGAGAGAGAGGAGCAGGCAGTAAGAGAAAGC GGCGGCCACGGGGCCGTGGGGCCAAGGCACCCAGACTGGCGTGTGAGGTGGCAGGTGTGATCCGCATCAGTGACGACAGCAGCACGGAGTCGGACGGCGGCCTGGACAGTGACTTCCACTCCTCGCCCGAGTCCCTGTTGGACGACGATGTGGTCATTGTGGATGCCATCGGGCTCCCGGCCGATGACCGCG GCCCCTTGTGCCCCCCACAGCGGGACCTGCACGGCCCCGGTGTCCTGGAGCGGGTTGAGCGGCTGAAGCAGGACTTGCTGGCCAAGGTGCAGGCGCTGGGCCGGGAGCTGCCAGTCAACACCCTGGACGAGCTCATCGACCAGCTGGGGGGCCCAGAGTGTGTGGCTGAG ATGACCGGCAGGAAGGGCCGCGTAGTGTCCAGACCTGATGGGACAGTGGCGTTCGAGTCACGAGCGGAGCAGGGTCTCTCCATTGATCACGTGAACCTCAGGGAGAAGGAACGCTTCATGAGTGGGGAGAAG CTTGTGGCCATCATCTCAGAGGCCTCTAGCTCCGGCGTCTCCCTCCAAGCTGACCGCCGGGTCCAGAACCAGCGGCGCCGGGTGCACATGACGCTGGAGCTGCCCTGGAGCGCTGACCGAGCCATCCAGCAGTTTG GCCGGACCCACCGCTCTAACCAGGTCTCTGCGCCGGAGTACATCTTCCTCATTTCAGAGCTGGCGGGGGAGCGCAGGTTTGCTTCCATCGTGGCCAAGCGGCTGGAGAGCCTG ggggCTCTGACCCATGGGGACCGCCGTGCCACTGAGTCCCGGGACCTGAGCAAGTACAACTTTGAGAACAAG TACGGTGCCCGggcgctcagctgtgtcctcacCACCATCCTAAGCCAGACGGAGAGCAAGGTGCCACTACCCCAGGGCTACCCCGGAGGGGATGCCGCCTTCTTCCGCG ACATGAAGCAGGGGCTGCTGTCAGTGGGCATTGGAGGGCGCGAGTCCCGGTCCGGCTGCCTGGACGTGGAGAAGG ACTGCTCCATCAGCAAGTTCCTGAACCGCATCCTGGGGTTGGAGGTGCACAAGCAGAATGCGCTTTTCCAGTACTTCTCCGACACGTTTGACCACCTTATCGCCGCCGACAAGAGGGAGGGCAAATACGACATGGGCATCCTGG ACCTAGCCCCTGGCATTGATGAGATCTACGAGGAGAGCCAGCAGGTGTTCCTGGCGCCTGGGCACCCGCAGGATGGACAGGTGGTCTTCTACAAG ATCAGTGTGGATCGTGGCCTGAAGTGGGAAGAGGCCTACGCCCGGTCACTGGAGCTGACAGGCACCCACGACGGCTTCTACCTCTCCTACAAG GTCCGTGGCAACAAGCCCAGCTGTCTGCTGGCCCAGCAGAACCGCGGCAAGCTCTTCACCGTGTACAAACCCAACATAGGACGGCAGAGCCAGCTAGAGTCCTTGGATAGCCTGAGCCGGAGGTTCCACCGG GTGACAGCAGAGGAGGCCAGGGAGCCCTGGGAAAGCAGCTACACCTTCTCGTTGACGCACTGCAGCCACACCACATG GAACCGGCACTGCCGGCTGGTGCAGGAGGGCAAGGACTGCACACAGGGCCTGCGGCTGCGCCACCACTACATGCTGTGCGGGGCCTTGCTGCGGGTGTGGGGCCGCATCGCCGCCGTCATGGCCGACGTCACCAGCAGCAGCTACCTGCAGATCGTGCGCCTCAAGACGAAGGACAAGAAGAAACAAGTTG GCATCAAGATCCCAGAGGTCTGCGTGCGCCGCGTCCTGCAGGAGCTGCAGCTGATGGATGACGACGTGAAGCGCAAGCAAGCGCGTACTCGGGGTCTCCTTGCGCCGCTGCCCACCCCACGCCCGCTTGCTCTGCCCTTCGGCCCCGGGGAGGTCCTGGACCTCACATATAGCCCACCGGCCCAGGCCTTCCCCGCGCCCTCACCCTTCACcttcccagccctgggccccGGCCCCGGCAgccagctgctgggcgcccctgACACCCCCGACACCCCGGCTGACCCAGTGGCACTCCTGCACCAGGGTTGCGAAATCAACTTCAAGGAGGTGCTGGAGGACATGCTGCGCTCCCTCAACGCCGCACCGCCAGCCGAGCCACCCGGCCCTCTGGGCCCTCTGGGCCCTCTGGGTGCAGGGGCAGCGGGCGCACCGGCAGGTGGAGCACCAGAGCGGCAGAGCGTCATCCAGTTCAGCCCCCCCTTTCCCAACTCCTAG
- the GPX4 gene encoding phospholipid hydroperoxide glutathione peroxidase isoform X2, producing the protein MSFSRLYRLLKPALLCGALAAPGLASTMCASRDDWRCARSMHEFSAKDIDGRMVNLDKYRGHVCIVTNVASQUGKTDVNYTQLVDLHARYAECGLRILAFPCNQFGRQEPGSNAEIKEFAAGYNVKFDLFSKICVNGDDAHPLWKWMKVQPKGRGMLGNAIKWNFTKFLIDKNGCVVKRYGPMEEPLVIEKDLPCYL; encoded by the exons ATGAGCTTTAGCCGTCTGTACCGCCTGCTCAAGCCAGCGCTACTCTGCGGGGCTCTGGCTGCGCCCGGCCTGGCCAGCACCATG TGCGCGTCCCGCGACGACTGGCGCTGTGCTCGCTCCATGCACGAATTCTCAGCCAAGGACATCGATGGGCGCATGGTTAACCTGGACAAGTACCG GGGCCACGTGTGCATCGTCACCAATGTGGCCTCGCAATGAGGCAAGACTGACGTAAACTACACTCAGCTGGTCGACCTGCACGCCCGATACGCCGAGTGTGGTTTACGGATCCTGGCCTTCCCTTGCAACCAGTTTGGGAGGCAG GAGCCAGGGAGTAATGCGGAGATCAAAGAGTTCGCTGCTGGCTATAACGTCAAATTCGATTTGTTCAGCAAGATCTGTGTAAATGGGGACGACGCCCACCCTCTGTGGAAATGGATGAAAGTCCAGCCCAAGGGGAGGGGCATGCTGGGAAA CGCCATCAAATGGAACTTCACCAAG TTCCTGATTGATAAGAACGGCTGTGTGGTGAAGCGGTATGGTCCCATGGAAGAGCCCCTG GTGATAGAGAAGGATCTGCCGTGCTACCTCTAG
- the GPX4 gene encoding phospholipid hydroperoxide glutathione peroxidase isoform X1, with product MSFSRLYRLLKPALLCGALAAPGLASTMCASRDDWRCARSMHEFSAKDIDGRMVNLDKYRGHVCIVTNVASQUGKTDVNYTQLVDLHARYAECGLRILAFPCNQFGRQEPGSNAEIKEFAAGYNVKFDLFSKICVNGDDAHPLWKWMKVQPKGRGMLGNAIKWNFTKFLIDKNGCVVKRYGPMEEPLVGACLGSPLGGLGKSRPSPSSPPQVIEKDLPCYL from the exons ATGAGCTTTAGCCGTCTGTACCGCCTGCTCAAGCCAGCGCTACTCTGCGGGGCTCTGGCTGCGCCCGGCCTGGCCAGCACCATG TGCGCGTCCCGCGACGACTGGCGCTGTGCTCGCTCCATGCACGAATTCTCAGCCAAGGACATCGATGGGCGCATGGTTAACCTGGACAAGTACCG GGGCCACGTGTGCATCGTCACCAATGTGGCCTCGCAATGAGGCAAGACTGACGTAAACTACACTCAGCTGGTCGACCTGCACGCCCGATACGCCGAGTGTGGTTTACGGATCCTGGCCTTCCCTTGCAACCAGTTTGGGAGGCAG GAGCCAGGGAGTAATGCGGAGATCAAAGAGTTCGCTGCTGGCTATAACGTCAAATTCGATTTGTTCAGCAAGATCTGTGTAAATGGGGACGACGCCCACCCTCTGTGGAAATGGATGAAAGTCCAGCCCAAGGGGAGGGGCATGCTGGGAAA CGCCATCAAATGGAACTTCACCAAG TTCCTGATTGATAAGAACGGCTGTGTGGTGAAGCGGTATGGTCCCATGGAAGAGCCCCTGGTAGGTGCCTGTCTGGGGAGCCCGCTGGGGGGACTCGGGAAAAGTCGtccctcaccctcttctcccccgCAGGTGATAGAGAAGGATCTGCCGTGCTACCTCTAG
- the POLR2E gene encoding DNA-directed RNA polymerases I, II, and III subunit RPABC1 isoform X1, with amino-acid sequence MDDEEETYRLWKIRKTIMQLCHDRGYLVTQDELDQTLEEFKAQFGDKPSEGRPRRTDLTVLVAHNDDPTDQMFVFFPEEPKVGIKTIKVYCQRMQEENITRALIVVQQGMTPSAKQSLVDMAPKYILEQFLQQELLINITEHESHGARVLFSQLVPEHVVMTKEEVTELLARYKLRENQLPRIQAGDPVARYFGIKRGQVVKIIRPSETAGRYITYRLVQ; translated from the exons ATGGACGATGAGGAGGAGACATACCGGCTGTGGAAGATCCGCAAGACCATCATGCAG CTGTGCCATGACCGTGGTTACCTGGTGACCCAGGACGAGCTGGACCAGACTCTGGAGGAGTTCAAGGCCCAGTTTGGGGACAAGCCCAGTGAAGGGCGGCCAAGGCGCACGGACCTCACGGTGCTGGTGGCCCACAACGACGACCCTACTGACCAGATGTTCGTCTTCTTCCCAG AGGAGCCCAAGGTGGGCATCAAGACCATCAAGGTGTACTGTCAGCGCATGCAGGAGGAGAACATCACACGTGCCCTCATTGTGGTGCAGCAGGGCATGACGCCCTCTGCCAAGCAG TCCCTGGTTGACATGGCACCCAAGTACATCTTGGAGCAGTTTCTGCAGCAGGAGCTGCTTATCAACATCACAGAGCACGAG TCCCATGGAGCCCGGGTTCTCTTCTCACAGCTGGTCCCGGAGCATGTGGTCATGACCAAGGAAGAGGTAACGGAGCTGCTGGCCCGGTA TAAACTCCGAGAGAACCAGCTGCCCAGGATCCAGGCAGGAGACCCTGTGGCGCGCTACTTTGGGATAAAGCGCGGACAG GTGGTGAAGATCATCCGGCCGAGCGAGACTGCGGGCAGGTATATCACCTACCGGCTGGTACAGTAG
- the POLR2E gene encoding DNA-directed RNA polymerases I, II, and III subunit RPABC1 isoform X3, whose translation MDDEEETYRLWKIRKTIMQLCHDRGYLVTQDELDQTLEEFKAQFGDKPSEGRPRRTDLTVLVAHNDDPTDQMFVFFPEEPKVGIKTIKVYCQRMQEENITRALIVVQQGMTPSAKQLVPEHVVMTKEEVTELLARYKLRENQLPRIQAGDPVARYFGIKRGQVVKIIRPSETAGRYITYRLVQ comes from the exons ATGGACGATGAGGAGGAGACATACCGGCTGTGGAAGATCCGCAAGACCATCATGCAG CTGTGCCATGACCGTGGTTACCTGGTGACCCAGGACGAGCTGGACCAGACTCTGGAGGAGTTCAAGGCCCAGTTTGGGGACAAGCCCAGTGAAGGGCGGCCAAGGCGCACGGACCTCACGGTGCTGGTGGCCCACAACGACGACCCTACTGACCAGATGTTCGTCTTCTTCCCAG AGGAGCCCAAGGTGGGCATCAAGACCATCAAGGTGTACTGTCAGCGCATGCAGGAGGAGAACATCACACGTGCCCTCATTGTGGTGCAGCAGGGCATGACGCCCTCTGCCAAGCAG CTGGTCCCGGAGCATGTGGTCATGACCAAGGAAGAGGTAACGGAGCTGCTGGCCCGGTA TAAACTCCGAGAGAACCAGCTGCCCAGGATCCAGGCAGGAGACCCTGTGGCGCGCTACTTTGGGATAAAGCGCGGACAG GTGGTGAAGATCATCCGGCCGAGCGAGACTGCGGGCAGGTATATCACCTACCGGCTGGTACAGTAG
- the POLR2E gene encoding DNA-directed RNA polymerases I, II, and III subunit RPABC1 isoform X2 gives MDDEEETYRLWKIRKTIMQLCHDRGYLVTQDELDQTLEEFKAQFGDKPSEGRPRRTDLTVLVAHNDDPTDQMFVFFPEEPKVGIKTIKVYCQRMQEENITRALIVVQQGMTPSAKQSLVDMAPKYILEQFLQQELLINITEHELVPEHVVMTKEEVTELLARYKLRENQLPRIQAGDPVARYFGIKRGQVVKIIRPSETAGRYITYRLVQ, from the exons ATGGACGATGAGGAGGAGACATACCGGCTGTGGAAGATCCGCAAGACCATCATGCAG CTGTGCCATGACCGTGGTTACCTGGTGACCCAGGACGAGCTGGACCAGACTCTGGAGGAGTTCAAGGCCCAGTTTGGGGACAAGCCCAGTGAAGGGCGGCCAAGGCGCACGGACCTCACGGTGCTGGTGGCCCACAACGACGACCCTACTGACCAGATGTTCGTCTTCTTCCCAG AGGAGCCCAAGGTGGGCATCAAGACCATCAAGGTGTACTGTCAGCGCATGCAGGAGGAGAACATCACACGTGCCCTCATTGTGGTGCAGCAGGGCATGACGCCCTCTGCCAAGCAG TCCCTGGTTGACATGGCACCCAAGTACATCTTGGAGCAGTTTCTGCAGCAGGAGCTGCTTATCAACATCACAGAGCACGAG CTGGTCCCGGAGCATGTGGTCATGACCAAGGAAGAGGTAACGGAGCTGCTGGCCCGGTA TAAACTCCGAGAGAACCAGCTGCCCAGGATCCAGGCAGGAGACCCTGTGGCGCGCTACTTTGGGATAAAGCGCGGACAG GTGGTGAAGATCATCCGGCCGAGCGAGACTGCGGGCAGGTATATCACCTACCGGCTGGTACAGTAG